The genomic window CGAAGCCGAGCCCGCCGACTGGAACGCCGGCGGAAATCGCCCTACTGCGAATCGATTCGACGGCTTCCTGTACGTCCGGTTGCTCTCGCTCGCCTGGGTGTCCCAGCGAGACGGAGAGGTCGAACGGGCCGACGAAGACGAAACCCAGCTCTGGGACGTCGAGGATTTCCTCGAGGTTCTCGACGGCTTCCCGCGTCTCGATGGTCACGCCGACGAGCGTCTCGTCGTCCTCGGCGGCGACGTAGTCCTCGGCGAGTCCCCAGCGACTGGCCCGCGGTCCCGCCAGCCCACGATCGCCGGCCCCGTCCTGGTAGCGAAATCTGGCGGATCTCACCGCCTCGCGGACCTCGTCCGCAGTGTCGACGCGGGGGAGAAACAGGCTCCTGACGCCGAGGTCCAGTGCCTTCCGGACGAGCGTCGGATCGGTGTCGGGGAGCCGGACGAGGGGCTCGATACCAGTCCTCTCGGCCGCCCGGAGGAGGTTCGTTATCGTCGGCCCGTCCCACGGATCAGGGCCGCCGTGTTCGAGGTCGAGCCAGACGAAATCGAGACCGAGGTCGCCACACAGCTCGACGATCGTCGGACTGTACGTGTTGTCGAGGAGGCCGAGCGCCACGTCGTCGTTCGCCAGTGCGGCCGCGAGTTCGTTCGTCCGGTGGACCTTCGCCATGGGGGAGTTTACCACGCCACGTTCGATAAACGTGCGGCAGTGACGGGGTAGCTGGCCGCCAGCTGGAACCACCTGGTACGTTCGCCGGTGGATGGTCGCCGTCGGCCAGCCGGCATCGGACGGTCGCCGTCATCCAGCCGGCATCGGGTGGTCGGCGTCGAGCGGGACGGCCCGATTTGCGAGCCGTCGTCCACGCGAGTGGTTGACCATAATCATCTTTGGAACAGT from Salinarchaeum sp. Harcht-Bsk1 includes these protein-coding regions:
- a CDS encoding HpcH/HpaI aldolase/citrate lyase family protein, whose translation is MAKVHRTNELAAALANDDVALGLLDNTYSPTIVELCGDLGLDFVWLDLEHGGPDPWDGPTITNLLRAAERTGIEPLVRLPDTDPTLVRKALDLGVRSLFLPRVDTADEVREAVRSARFRYQDGAGDRGLAGPRASRWGLAEDYVAAEDDETLVGVTIETREAVENLEEILDVPELGFVFVGPFDLSVSLGHPGEREQPDVQEAVESIRSRAISAGVPVGGLGFGMEDVNEKAADGYQLLHLGSTTGVLQTAVGDWLDAFEG